In Salinigranum marinum, one DNA window encodes the following:
- a CDS encoding type II toxin-antitoxin system PemK/MazF family toxin, translating to MATSVRRGDVVIVELDPTQGSEQRGTRPCLVVQNDVGNANAPTTIVVPFTTSFGEQLYPFEVLFPAQECALREDSVALCSQIRTISIEHRINENLGSIPQERIDEVDTALEYSLGLTKI from the coding sequence ATGGCAACGTCCGTCCGTCGAGGGGATGTCGTTATTGTTGAACTTGATCCGACGCAGGGATCCGAACAACGGGGAACACGTCCGTGTCTCGTCGTGCAGAACGACGTAGGGAATGCAAATGCACCGACAACGATCGTTGTCCCGTTCACTACCTCTTTCGGCGAGCAGCTCTATCCGTTCGAAGTGCTCTTCCCAGCCCAAGAATGTGCGCTTCGGGAAGACTCAGTCGCGCTCTGTAGCCAGATTCGAACCATCTCTATCGAGCACCGCATCAACGAGAACCTCGGCTCGATTCCGCAAGAGCGGATAGACGAGGTCGATACCGCACTCGAATACAGTCTCGGCCTCACCAAAATCTGA